The following are encoded together in the Culex pipiens pallens isolate TS chromosome 1, TS_CPP_V2, whole genome shotgun sequence genome:
- the LOC120414158 gene encoding neutral ceramidase, translating to MISIHHLVRTCCAYVLLISLVAMTSSSTAMASAYRVGVGRADCTGPSVEITFMGYAQLSQRGVGIHLRQYARAFIFEETPGRRAVFVSVDAGMMGHAVKRDVLAVLQKKYGDLYRAENVAISGSHTHSTPGGFLMYLLYDMTSLGFVSETFNALVRGIAQSIIRAHNSMIEAKVYVAEIDVLEANINRSPSAYENNPEEERAQYRDNVDKRLVQLRMVNKNGVVFGAINWFAVHPTSMNNTNRYVSSDNVGLASVMLEQERNKGSLVGKGEFVGAFASSNLGDVSPNIMGPKCEKTGLPCDLLTSSCPAGAGACFASGPGEDMFESTKIIATRLYSAASQLLTKSGGRQVTGPVNFVHQFVDMTKAEAMYYNPKTRTLEQVRGCLPAMGYSFAAGTTDGPGAFDFQQGTITDNALWNAVRDFIAEPTVDDKECQAPKPILLATGRAKFPYDWQPKIVPTQILLIGDFAIAAVPGEFTTMSGRRMRNEVSAASVAAGGKTLQVVVAGLSNMYTSYITTPEEYEVQRYEGASTLYGPHTLTIYLQQYKRMVRSMVLNETLDAGPTPPYQDDKQISLMTGVIFDGHPIGREFGSVKIQPLNTYERGDTVSTTFVTGNPRNNLMHDKTFFTVEQKQVDGNWTVVATDANWETKFKWERQSTILGFSDTEFLWEIGPDTKLGTYRIRHFGYYRYILGGVYPYTGSTKTFIVE from the exons ATGATAAGTATTCACCACCTGGTTAGGACATGCTGCGCGTACGTACTACTGATTAGCCTGGTGGCGATGACGTCCAGCAGCACGGCCATGGCCAGCGCGTACCGGGTCGGGGTGGGACGGGCCGACTGCACCGGACCCTCGGTCGAGATTACCTTT ATGGGCTACGCCCAGCTCTCCCAGCGCGGCGTCGGCATCCACCTGCGGCAGTACGCGCGGGCCTTCATCTTCGAGGAAACGCCCGGTCGCCGAGCGGTTTTCGTAAGTGTCGACGCCGGCATGATGGGCCACGCCGTCAAGCGGGACGTGCTGGCGGTGCTGCAGAAAAAGTACGGCGACCTGTACCGGGCGGAGAACGTCGCGATCAGTGGATCGCACACGCACAGCACTCCCGGCGGCTTTCTGATGTACCTGCTGTACGACATGACCTCGCTGGGGTTCGTGTCGGAGACGTTCAACGCGTTGGTGCGCGGCATTGCGCAGAGTATCATCCGGGCGCACAACAGCATGATCGAGGCGAAGGTGTACGTGGCGGAGATTGACGTGTTGGAGGCGAACATCAACCGGAGTCCGAGCGCGTACGAGAACAACCCGGAGGAGGAACGGGCCCAGTACCGGGACAACGTGGACAAGAGGCTTGTGCAGCTGCGGATGGTCAACAAGAATGGGGTTGTTTTCGGGGCGATCAACTGGTTCGCGGTGCATCCGACCTCGATGAACAACACCAACCGGTACGTGTCGAGTGACAACGTCGGTCTTGCGTCTGTTATGTTGGAACAGGAGCGTAACAAGGGTTCGCTCGTGGGTAAGGGGGAGTTTGTGGGGGCGTTTGCCTCGAGCAATTTGGGCGACGTTTCGCCGAACATTATGGGACCCAAGTGCGAGAAGACGGGACTGCCGTGCGACCTGCTGACGTCGTCGTGTCCGGCTGGGGCGGGCGCTTGCTTTGCCTCTGGACCTGGGGAGGACATGTTCGAGAGTACGAAGATCATCGCGACGCGGTTGTACAGTGCGGCTTCG CAACTGCTAACCAAATCGGGTGGTCGTCAAGTAACCGGCCCGGTCAACTTTGTCCACCAGTTCGTCGACATGACCAAGGCCGAGGCCATGTACTACAACCCGAAGACGCGCACGCTCGAGCAGGTCCGCGGCTGCCTTCCCGCCATGGGCTACAGCTTTGCCGCCGGGACAACCGACGGTCCGGGTGCGTTCGACTTCCAGCAGGGCACCATCACGGACAATGCGCTCTGGAACGCCGTGCGGGACTTTATCGCCGAACCTACCGTGGACGATAAGGAGTGCCAGGCGCCGAAGCCGATTCTACTCGCCACCGGCAGGGCAAAATTCCCGTACGATTGGCAGCCCAAGATCGTCCCGACGCAGATCTTGCTGATCGGTGATTTTGCGATCGCCGCCGTGCCTGGGGAGTTCACGACGATGTCTGGACGCAGGATGCGCAACGAAGTGTCCGCGGCTTCGGTGGCCGCCGGAGGCAAGACCCTGCAGGTCGTGGTTGCCGGCCTGTCCAACATGTACACCAGCTACATCACCACGCCGGAAGAGTACGAAGTTCAGCGGTACGAGGGCGCCTCGACGCTGTACGGACCGCACACGCTGACGATCTACCTGCAGCAGTACAAGCGCATGGTTCGATCGATGGTGCTGAATGAGACGCTGGACGCCGGACCGACTCCGCCCTACCAGGACGACAAGCAGATCTCGCTGATGACCGGAGTGATCTTCGATGGGCACCCCATCGGGAGGGAATTTGGCAGCGTGAAAATTCAACCGCTGAACACGTACGAGCGGGGCGATACCGTTTCGACGACGTTCGTCACGGGGAATCCCCGGAACAATTTGATGCACGATAAGACGTTCTTTACCGTGGAGCAGAAGCAGGTCGATGGAAACTGGACGGTGGTGGCGACTGACGCGAACTGGGAGACCAA ATTCAAGTGGGAGCGCCAATCGACGATTCTGGGCTTCAGCGACACCGAGTTCCTGTGGGAGATCGGCCCTGATACCAAGCTGGGCACGTACCGCATTCGGCACTTTGGCTACTACCGGTACATCCTGGGTGGCGTCTACCCGTACACCGGGTCCACCAAGACGTTCATCGTGGAGTAG